The following is a genomic window from Arthrobacter sp. NicSoilB4.
GCCGCAGTCTGTCGTCGCCGCGAAGGATGTTTTCCTGAGCACCGAGGCCGGCACCGGTTCGGGCGACATCAGCGTTGTGTCCGGCTCGAGCAGCCCGATCAACATGACCCTCGACGGCCTGTCCAAGGCGGATTCCTCTGCCGTGGAGCTGGTCCCCGGTCCGTTCGCTGGCCGCCCCGATGCCTCGACCTACGTCAAGAAGGTGACAGTCAAGGCCGGTGCTCCGCTGGCCAAGTTCTCGGTCATCTCCTCCGACCCGGCCGCGGACTTCGACATGTGGGTCGTCACGCCCGGTGGTGTCGAGCAGGTGGCGACGTCGTCGTCCAGCGAGACACTGTCGATCTCGAACCCGGCCGCAGGCGACTACACGATTTACGCGAACCTGTACTCCAGCGCGGGCGGCAAGGCCACGAAGGCAAGCGTTGATGCCGCGATCCTCGGTGCCAACGAGAACAATGCGACCATCACGCCGAACCCGCTGGTGCTGCCGAACGGTGAAACGGGCAAGATCACGCTGAACTGGCTGGGTCTGAAGCCCGGCTCCTACATCGGTCGGATCACCTTTGCCGGTGCCAGCGAGCCGACGTTTGTCAGCCTCGTCGTGAATGCTGCAGGCGTTGCCTCCGTGGCGCCGACTTCAGGCAGCGCAGCTGCGCAGTCCAAGTTCCAGAACCAGGAGCTTGAGCGGCCCAACTACGCAATCTAGGCGCAACTAAACCTGACAACAAAGGCAATGGCCGGCGGTTCGCACCGCCGGCCATTGCCTTTGCCTGTTAAGTGGTGACGCCTGCGGGGTTCCGCGGGCTCAAATTGCCCCGGTGGAGCCTGCAACCCCGCCCAGCAGCGGCGCCATGGTGCGCCAGCGGGCAATCTCGCAGCCGTCGGTGCGGCTGAACTGGCTGGTGACCTCCCTGCCCAGGAACCAACCGGTCACCACGGCCACCTGCGGGCCCCCATACTGCTGGGTGCACATCTTCGGCGGACCGGGCTTGGGGAAGAAGATGTCCTCCCCGTGCCGCTCCACTGCCGCCAGGGCGGCCGCGGAATCCGGCAGCGTGCACTCATCGGCAAGGGCGCCGTTGCTGGCCGCCAGCCGGAACACGTATTCCGGGGCGCCCGGGGCCTCGGTCAGGCGGACGGTCAGGTCGATCTCGTGGCGGCGGTGACTATCGTGAGCGGCTGTCATTGTGGTCCTTCCGGGCTTTCGGGGGCTGGGTTCCGGACGGAACCCGCCAACTGGAGCAAGGGCGACAGTTCCCGCAGCAGGCGCTGCCGCAGCTCCTGCGATTCGGCGGAAAAAGCCCGCTGGTACTCGACGTACTCGGCCTTGCCTTCGGGGGTCTCGATCAGGATGGCGGGATACCCCCACGCCTTCAGGTCATAGGGGGACGCCTGCATGTCCATGGCCCTGATCCGCCAGGAGAGCTCGAAGCAGTCCATCACGAGCTCGCTGGGGAGCAGCGGCGCCAGTTTGTAGGCCCACTTGTACAGGTCCATGTTGGCGTGCAGGCAGCCCGGCTGTTCCATGGCCCGCTGGTTCTCGCGGCTCGGTTCCAGGCTGTTCAGCGGCACGGCATCCGGGGTGTAAAACCGGAAGGCGTCGAAGTGCGAGCAGCGGATCCTGTTCTCTTCCACGACCTCGTCGGTCCGTCCGGGGCCGAGCCGCAGCTGGAGGTATTCATGCCGGAGCTCGAATTTGTCCTGCCGGTAGACCATCGCCCATTCGTGCAGCCCGAAGCAGCCGAACTGGGCCGGCCTCGCCGCAGTCCCGGCCAGGATGATCCCGGCGAACTGCAGGGCGTCCCGGCGGTCCCGCACGAATGCTTCGACGTCGACCGTGACAGCGGGGGTGCCGGCCGGCAGCCCGGCGGCGGCGAGTTCGCCGTCGTCGGGCATGCGGTAGTACTTCCAGGTGGTCCGCTCGGCCGCGGCGGGCCCGGACAACACGGCGCCGGCGCCCGGGTGCCAGCGCATCAGCTTGCCCGGCTTCTGCGTGTAGTAGGTGAAGAGGAAGTCCTCGACCGGGTGCTTCTTGCCCGCCGACCTCCGGGCGAGGTAAGGGTCGGCATAGCGCCGGACACGCGTCTGATGGGCGGCCTGGCGGGTCAGCCAGTCGTCCTGGCGGAGGTGTTGCAGCTTAGACAGCTCCGCCAGTGGTGCCAAGGACGTCCTTGGCGGCGTTCCAGGTGGCGATCTCGCAGCCGTCGCGCAGGCTGAAGTTCGTTTCGACCGGCCGGCCGTCCACAACGCCGGTCACTGTTGCCAGCTGCGGGCCGCCGTACTGCATGGTGCAGGCCTGGTCCGTGGGCCGGGGCGCAGGGCTGAGGATTGCGGCGTTGGTCTTCAGGGCGAGGCAGGCCGCGGCAGCGTTGGGATGCTGGCTTTCAGCGGCGGGGACGCCGTCGACGCAGACCAGGGTGAAGTTCGCGGGGGTGCCGGTCTCGGAAGGCTTGACCATAATCGAGAGTTCGGCGTTGCCCTGCCCGGGGCCGGAGGTCACGGGCGCGGCGGACGGCGAGGGGGCAGGGGTCTTGGTCTCGGTGTCCGGCGACGGGGTGCCCGTCGCGGACGGACTCTCCGTGCCAGTGGGCGCGGTTGCCGTCGGGGCGGGCCCGCCGCCTGGGGAACAGGCCGCCAGCCCGGCCGCCACCATCAGAACCAGTGCCGCGTGGCTCAATAGCTTGCGCATCAGCTGACCTCCTGTGTTTTGCCCAGTCTACCGCCGGGCCGGGTCCTCGGGGACGGTCTGTGTGGCCGCAATCAGATCCATCATGGCGGCATGCAGGTGGGTGACCTGTTCGCGGGTCAGGCCCAGCCGGTCCATCATGGTACCCGGCACGGCCGTGGCCTGTTGCCGGAGCGCTGCGCCTTGTGGAGTCAGGCCCACGGCCAGGGTCCGCTCGTCACCGGGAACACGCTGGCGGGTGATGAGCCCGGCCGTTTCCAGACGGCGCAGCAGGGGCGAGATGGTCGCCGGCTCCTGGGCGAGGGCGCCGCTGATGTCGCGAACGGAACGCGGGCTTGATTCCCAAAGGCACAGCATCACGAGGTACTGGGGATGGGTCAGCCCCAGCTTGTCCAGGACCGGTTTGTAGGCGCCGACGACACTGCGGGAGGCCACAGTGAGGGCGAAGCAGAGCTGGTGTTCCAGCAGGAGGTCATCCTGGGTTTGTTCGGTCACATCTGTCATGTGGGCCCTCCCGTAGATAGTTAGTGCACTAATCATTAGCGTACACTGATGGGAACGTCTTGTTCTTAGGAGTGGATAGTGATGGCAGAGGAAAGCACCGGAAACGCCTCCCAGAGGTTCATGCACAAAATGGGGAAATTGCGGATGATTTTCGGACCCGCCAACCGCAGCGCCCTTGGCCACGAGATGACGGAGCAGAACAGGCAGTTGCTGGCCCAGCGCGAAGCCGAAACCATGCAGTGGGAGACACTGCGCCGCCCCGACGGCAGCACTTACGTCGTGCCCCGCGACCCCGGGGACAAGTCGTTGCGCTAGCGAGGCTGTGGACTGCGTTCCGGCCCGCCGCCGCCCATGCCTTTTCCCGCCGTCGGGCGTAAAATGAGGGCACTGGCACAGCCGTTCCGCATGACTCCAAGGCTGGAGAGGGGGTGGGAATTGTGGCACTTGCTCTGAGGAAAGCTGCACTGAGGCAGCACCTGCACCCGTCCTCGTGGGCACGCTTCCTTTTCGGCCCGGCCTCGCGGGGAGACCCCGCCGCGCCGGTCGTGCACAAACATGACGACTACGAGCAGGCCTCTGCAACGGACCTTGCCGGTTTCGAAGTGGAGACCGATGCGCAGGGACATCGCTACGCGGTCCGGAAGGAAGACCTCCCCAAAGAGGAAGTCTGAACAGCGACGAGCTGGGGAGAGAACACCGGGGGCATGACAAAGGGAGCGGCGGACGCCGCTCCCTTTGTCAGTTAAGTCGTGGTGCCAGCGGGGTGGCTCAGCGGCCGGTACCGCCATAAACCGTCGCCTCGTCTTCGCTGTCCAGGTCGAAGGCCTTGTGGATGGCGCGCACCGCGTCGTCCAGAAGGTCCGCGTGCGTGACGACGGAAATCCGGATCTCAGACGTCGAGATCATGTTGATGTTGATGCCTGCTTCTGAAAGCGCCGCGAAGAACCGCGCCGAGACGCCCGGGTGGGAGCGCATGCCGGCGCCGATCAGCGACAGCTTGCCGATCTTCTCGTTGTACTCGATGCTCTCGAAGCCGATCCGGTCCTGC
Proteins encoded in this region:
- a CDS encoding SSI family serine proteinase inhibitor, encoding MRKLLSHAALVLMVAAGLAACSPGGGPAPTATAPTGTESPSATGTPSPDTETKTPAPSPSAAPVTSGPGQGNAELSIMVKPSETGTPANFTLVCVDGVPAAESQHPNAAAACLALKTNAAILSPAPRPTDQACTMQYGGPQLATVTGVVDGRPVETNFSLRDGCEIATWNAAKDVLGTTGGAV
- a CDS encoding 3-methyladenine DNA glycosylase produces the protein MAELSKLQHLRQDDWLTRQAAHQTRVRRYADPYLARRSAGKKHPVEDFLFTYYTQKPGKLMRWHPGAGAVLSGPAAAERTTWKYYRMPDDGELAAAGLPAGTPAVTVDVEAFVRDRRDALQFAGIILAGTAARPAQFGCFGLHEWAMVYRQDKFELRHEYLQLRLGPGRTDEVVEENRIRCSHFDAFRFYTPDAVPLNSLEPSRENQRAMEQPGCLHANMDLYKWAYKLAPLLPSELVMDCFELSWRIRAMDMQASPYDLKAWGYPAILIETPEGKAEYVEYQRAFSAESQELRQRLLRELSPLLQLAGSVRNPAPESPEGPQ
- a CDS encoding MarR family transcriptional regulator is translated as MTDVTEQTQDDLLLEHQLCFALTVASRSVVGAYKPVLDKLGLTHPQYLVMLCLWESSPRSVRDISGALAQEPATISPLLRRLETAGLITRQRVPGDERTLAVGLTPQGAALRQQATAVPGTMMDRLGLTREQVTHLHAAMMDLIAATQTVPEDPARR
- a CDS encoding serine protease inhibitor, translating into MTAAHDSHRRHEIDLTVRLTEAPGAPEYVFRLAASNGALADECTLPDSAAALAAVERHGEDIFFPKPGPPKMCTQQYGGPQVAVVTGWFLGREVTSQFSRTDGCEIARWRTMAPLLGGVAGSTGAI